The Pelecanus crispus isolate bPelCri1 chromosome 16, bPelCri1.pri, whole genome shotgun sequence sequence CAGCAGCCTCAGCAAATCCCCGCCCGTGACCCTCGTCGGCGAGGATGGAGTAGATGCTCCCCATCTGTTCCAGCCCTGCTCTACATCTAAACCTATCGCTACCtaaaaaacagcagaaaccGCGCCCACGTCCTGACACGCCAGCACGGCGAGACGCCCTCCCTGGGAAGGCTCCAGCCAGCCCCGGGCTGCGAAGTGGAGTGTTAATGCCCCAAAAGCAGGGATCCAGAGTTTCCCCCAGCCATCGTGAGCCAGTGTTTGGGGGAaactgggaagggaggagaaagatggAGCAGTTGCACCTCCCCTGGACTTGGGTCCACCTTGGCACCAGGTCCCTCGTCCTAGGAGGTCAcgggcagccagccagcccttTGCTCGAGGGCGAATTAGGGCAGGGGATCGAGGATAACCCTCAGTCTCCCAACAACCTCCCTGGCCGCTGTCTGCTCTTGCCATGCCCCCCGAAcaggctgggacccccaccctggcTTTCCGACCCCCAGCCACACGtcagcagcctgctgggagcCTGTGCGACATCCCAGCCTGCAGGCAACGGCGGGGCTCGGGCACGGGGCGGGCTGGAGCGTTCCCATCCGGACGGCGGGGAGGGGACGTGTGAGCGtaaacaggagagagaaatggaggACAGTCCTCAAAAGCCACCAGGCTGGGAGAAAATCTGGAGTTGGGGAGCCGACACGGGCTCTAGCAGCTGTCCCCTGCCCCGTGGCACTGCCTGGCTTCTCCATCCCCGCACACGGATCTACAGACCCCAATTCCTCCTCAGTCcatggggaagggaaagagactattaaaatacagttaaaaagaaaacaaatcccaaacataccaaaaaaaaccacaaccgaAAAGTTCAACAACACGTCAGTCCACCTAGCGAACATCCAGTGAGGTAGATCTACACTTCCAATACAAACTCCGTCACGTCTTTGTGCTGTTAGAAAAAACCCTCCTCTCTGTCCAGCACTGGGCTACAGAGGCATTTTATCCCTGAGATTGCTCGAATACCTGAGAATAAGTTGCAGGAATTatgtcctttctctctttttttttcttttcttaaagattaaaatatacaaaaatacaaaaccagaatatttatattaaaaaaaaaaaaaaaacaaaaccaaaacaaaaccaaaacaaagacgacaaacaaacccaaagatACGTCATTCACGCACGTCCTAGTGCAGGTTTCACTTGGTGTTGGCTTTGGCAcggccggggggctgccccgggagaAGGGCTGTCCACCGGGACCAATAAATAAAGGCAAGACTtgggggggccggcggggagggaggacagCAGCCGCTAAGGACCTGGGGCACCCTTTTCCTCTGCCCCCAGGGAGGCTCAGCCCAGGGGCCATGGCTTTCTGGAGCGTGGGATGGGCAGAAGGAGCAGAGGCGCATTTTTGTCCGGCGGGGGTTTGATCCAGAGCCCGGGGGGAAGACCCCAGCAGCCTGGATCAAGCCACGGTTGGATCTGCGTGAGCCCCGCGTGGGCTGTGTACACGGCCTCCAAGGGAAACGCTGCCAGCAACATCCCCAGGAGCCGGCTCTACCCCGTCTCTGGTGCCCAAGGCTTAACGAAGAGCATTTCTGCTCCGCAAAGCCCTCTCGCTCCCCGGCTCCACGTTTCGGAGGCAGGGAGAAGCCTTAGTGGGGAAGAGCTGGCTGCATAAAACACCTTGTGCTCTCTGGGCTGGCACTTGGGAAGGcttagggggggaaaaaaaaaaaaaaaaagaagtgtttaatTTTGACTTGATCTCCCCCAAGCTGCAGCTCGCAGCCCACGAGCAGGCAGCAAGTGTTAGCCCAGCCCTGAGTGACGCCCCATTTCCTCCCAGACTGAGCCCAAATCTGGGCTCTGCTGGTTTCAGCAATGGGGCGACCATGGAAAAATTGCAAATCCTCACACCAGCCTGCAAGCGAGAAGCCGCGAGGAGCGGAGGGAcccgcggggccggcccgcGGGCATCTCCCCGGCGCTCTGCAGGCAGCCTTCCCCCCTCGGCCTCCCTCCTTGGGGCAGAGAGGGACAGGGCAGGCGCAGGAGCGGGTCCCCTGCAGCTCATCCAAGCTGTGCCAGAGCCTGTTTGAAGCTCAGGAGAACAAGGACCATGAGCTCCTCCCTGAGATGTTgcttctctgctcctcctcccagAGACACTACTGCCTGGCTCCGTTTCGGAAAAGAATAAAGATAAATCAAATATGGGGTTGTTTTAGCTGGAAGGGGTGTGTTGGGTGCTGCCTCCCCCTGTTTTTGGAACGAGCCATCCCGATTAAAACAGGGCTTTCCCCAGGCCGGGAACAGGGGGAAAAGGTCTGTGCAGGGACGCCGGGTCCCCGCTGTTAGCGCTGCCATCTTCCCTCCCCAGTCCTTCAccctgccctccttcctccgAGCCCCCGCGGCTGCCCGTTGCCTTGCCAAAGCCTTTTCATCCCGGTGGaagcccccccctccccgccacccGCCATCATTCCCGGGTTTCGGGGAGGAGGGCCGAGCTGTgcatgtcctcctcctctcGGAAGTAGGCAGGTtttccctgggagctgggggaCTGCTGTGCTTTCGCGGGGCAGTTGGCGACCATGTGGCTGATGCTCTGGCAGAAGTGGCATTTCTTGGGCTGCGGCGGGAGCTTGCACTCTTTGGCATGGTGGTCCAGCCCGCCGCAGTTGTAGCATctgcgggggggcggggagggggaagaaagattcgaggagaagaaataaaatgaggtGGGATGCTGCCGTGGCCGTGCCTGGGACCCACCTGGCTTCGTAGCCAGAGCTGGGCTTAAAATGGCCCGGCCGCTGTAGGGATGTGGGGTCGGCTCTTTGGGGGCAGGTGGGGGCCTTGGGGTTGGTCCCCGCagagccccagctccagcacggCCAGTTTGGACCTGGCTCGGTGCTGCTGCCGGTACCCAGGAGATGGCAGCAAACCCCCGCCCCGACACCGAGCACTCGGGGACAAAAATCGGGGATATCGGGGTGGCTTCCACCCCTCGGGGTCCATCATGGTTCTGGCTCCTGCATCTGCAGACCCTGCAGCCAGGGTTACACGCTACAGCCCAAAAGCCTgcgggcagagcaggagcaggcaatgGGACGACTGACAGCCCCAGCCAGAAGAACGCGGCCATAGGCGTGGGGACAACCCCAAACGTGGCTTCGCTGACAGCTGCACCCTTGCAGCACTTGTCCCCCAGCTGCCACCGTCGCACCAGGGCGGTGTGGGCAGAGGGAGCTGCCTTGCGCCTGCTTTAAATCCTGCATCCGTCTAGGACGGCCACaacccttttctctttccttttccttcccaattCCTTTCCGACTAATTTTAAAACCCACTTGTGGGAACGTCCGGGTGAAGCGGGCAGCGTCCGCTGGGAAAGCGGGGATGAGGCATCCCCAGGCAGCTAGGATGGAGAGGATGGGAGAGGAGAGCGGGGATGAAGGGCTGCCCAGAAACTTGCCCGGGGCTCCCAGCCTCACCGTGGAAGACGCTGCCAGGACGTCCGGCCATTTCCTTCCCACAAGGAAGGGTTTCTCTTCGAGAAAATTACCCCTGCCCGGCGCGGCTCCCCCAGACAAGGGGAGCGGCCGCCCGGGGTGTCCCTGACCTCTGCCCTTTcgctgctgcttccctgccctctccccaccAAGCTGCATCTGCCATTCATTAACCGCCGAGGGAAGATGCTTTCCCAGAGGAAGGGTCGCTGCCTGACCCACCGGCCCCGAGCCCGTCCCCACGCCGCAGGCAGGGTGCCGGGCAGCTCCTGGTGCCCGCAGGGCTCAGACCCTGCCCCGGATCAGGCCCCGGCTGCCCCTTACCGATCTCCTTTCGATCTGCGTTTCTGCAGGCTCTTGCCCTTGGGTCTCCTCTCGCTGCCAATGCAGAAGACGCCTCCCGGGCCGGTCACCCGGATGGACTCCAAACCTTTGGACGACTTCTTGAAGGTGAACTCGACAGCTTCGCCCTCCTTCAGGCTGCGGAAACCCTCCATGTGGAGCTTGCTCTGGGGAGGCACGGGGAAAGGACGGGGGTCAGCACCGAGCCGGGGTGTGCGCTGGGCACACGACAAGCCCCAGCCCAGCAAACACCTCCCGTGGCACGAGAGCTGCCAACGTTGTCCCATGCCTGCCCTTTGTGAGGGGATGGACATTGGGCACCGAGCTCGACCAGGCACCTTCATCTCCCTAAAAATCTCTGGAGCCGCGTTTGATAACACAGAGCTTTCAGTGAGCTGAGACACCCGGCTGAGTGGGGCTTACTGGTTTGGCAAGCAAGAGCCGGCAGAGCCAGCTCTGACCCAAATTTCAGCAGCATTTGCTGCAAAACGCTGGCTCTCAGCGCTGCAGAACAGCCCCCTtctcccccgcagccccgcatTGGGGAGCaagagctgccccagcaccttctggcaccctgggctggggctgcttgTGGGGAGATccaaaacatcattttaaaaagacaaaaggatCTCGAGGCTTTGCACAGGCATGTGCAACCCTGCTCGTGGCAGGACCCGCAGCAAGGCCAGGAGGCTGGAAGCTGGCGCTGCCGGCCCAGGGTCCCAGCCAGCCCCCCTCGCTGCAGCTCACCTCGGTTCAAGCCCTTTAAATGCCCCCAGTAATTAATTAAGCAGCCATTTGGCCCTGGATCGTCACTGCTGGGAGCATCTCCATTCCCTCCCAGGATCACCACATCAGTCAACACTGTGCAATCAAACTCGGGAGTTCAGACccaggctggggagcggggTTGTGAGATGGTGGAAAGATCCACTCCACTTTCACGAGCAACGTCCATTTTAGCAGGACAAATTCATAAGGAGCCGAGATGGACGACGTAGCCGACGTCTCTTGCCCCCCTGTGCCAGCAAGCGCTGCCGtgagcactgctgcctgctgcgCTGGACCAGGACCGCCGCATCGCAGGCAGAGATTTGAGCAGGGCTTTCACTCGACTTCGTTATCGGAGCCCAGACGAGCGTAAGCAAAGAGTTAAGGGGGATTTGCTAGCAGAGGGAGGAGCAGCTCCGGTGGGCTGGGGATTCCCGGCAGAGCCGGCGCCAATGCCTGCGCGGCTGCAGCAAGACCCTGCATTTATGAATGGAGCATCTCCCCCATTCATGGCCCGGCGAGTTCCCTTCACGTGGGCCGTGGCCGCCCATTCTTCCTGCACCGAGCCTCTGTGGGCACGCTGCCCAGGGATGGACAGGCCCAGCTggttcccctctcccttcccctcttccgCCCCCAAATCTCCCCAGGACCCACGTGGAAACACCCCA is a genomic window containing:
- the LIN28A gene encoding protein lin-28 homolog A, with the protein product MGSVSNQQFAGAKPGEEPAGDSPKAENEPQPLHGSGICKWFNVRMGFGFLSMTAKGGATLDSPVDVFVHQSKLHMEGFRSLKEGEAVEFTFKKSSKGLESIRVTGPGGVFCIGSERRPKGKSLQKRRSKGDRCYNCGGLDHHAKECKLPPQPKKCHFCQSISHMVANCPAKAQQSPSSQGKPAYFREEEDMHSSALLPETRE